In bacterium, the DNA window CTTGTAAAAACCAAACCCGAAAAATTGCCAACTGAAATAACAGATGCCGTAGTTACAATAAACTCAGACATCCAATCTGTACAATTTACTCACATCAAAAAAGGTGTTTATCAGGATGTTGTTCAAAAACTCATTGTTAAATCCGGTATGAAGTACAATTTAAATATAGAACTAACGGATGGCAGGATAATTACAGGCCAGACAATATTGCCTGGCCATTATAAAATAACCAGTCCTTCTGCGGGAGACACAATACAGCATTTTTTAAGCCAGAAACTTGACACTCTGCTTCTACCTCATGTTAAATGGACAAAAAGCGTCGGCGCAAAGTATTATACAGTACTGTTGGATTTAAATGACAGCCTTATGACTAATAAAGCGGTAAGTACATTTCGCAATGATATTATATTCCCTGAACTCATACCAAAATTTTCGTGGGGTGATACAATAGAATGTGAAAAACTGGTTAAAACCAATTTATATGTATTCGCACGTGATTCATCGGCAAGATTTATTCCTATGACAAGAGCATTTCTTGATTCATTTACTGATTATACTTCCATGGAAGAGGATGATTGGTTTAATGGGTTCCAAGATAAAATTCAGGGTTATGACTCTACAAAAATCAAGCTTTACGGGGCAATAGGAGTTTTTAACGGTATAAGTATGGAAAAAGAGGAAATATATATGAAAGTCAATATTGACTGGTTAGGGATAAAAAACGAGTAAATAATGCTCTGTAAATATAAAATAAAAATAATTTTAATAATGCTTTTTATTACACTCCCTTTATTCGGCCAGTCTGAAAATATAAGGATCACTGGGATTGTAATATCACAAAAAACAGGAAGGCCGCTAAAAAATGTTAATCTTGAGCTGATTGTTTCTCATATCGGAACTGCTACAAATAAGTACGGAAGATTTATTTTTACATCTATAAAAACACTGGATGACACTATCCGTGTCACAGCTATAGGATATAAAACTGTTTGTATCCCTGTAACCATACGTAGCGAAAAAATAGTATCATTATCAATAAATTTAGAGTCTGCCATTGTTCCGCTTTTACCAGTTACAATACAGGCTGACAGAACAGAAAAAGCAGACTATTTATTGTATGAGCCTTCTGCAAGAGAATTAAGCGGAAGAGAATTAGAGCAGATTCCTTCAACAGTAATGGCAGATTTATATAAAACTCTCCAAAAAGTACCCGGTGTAACTTTCACAAATGAAGCATCCACTCAAATGAATGTAAGAGGCGGAAATTTCGACCAGAATTTGATAATGCTGGATGGGGCTGCGGTCTACTACCCTTTTCATCTTCTCGGTCTTTATTCGAGTTTTAATCTGGATATGATTAGAACAGTTGATTTTTCAATTGGGGGCTTTTCTGCCCGCTTTGGTGATCGCCTGAGTTCTGTTATAGATATTCATACAAAAAGCCCTGAAGAAAAAATTGTCAATAACATAGACATTAGCCTAGTTGGAGCAGGCCTGACAGCAGGAGGCAAAATAAACAAGAAAACAAGATGGCTTCTTTCTGCAAGAACAAGTTACATTGATATGATCAGTAAACTTGTAAAAAAGAAACTGCCATATAGCTTTTATGATATTTTTTCTAAATTGGAATTTAAACCGGCACAGAAACAGACAATTAGTATTAATTTTTTTAAAACAAAAGACGGGGTATATCTTGATGACAAACAAAATGAATTCCTTGAGTCGTCAACTGATACTTCAAAAACAGGATATCAGAGAATTAATAAAAATAATTTTTCATGGTATAATACAATTATATCATTACAGTGGGATTGGCTGATTAATGAAAAAATCAGATCTCATTTTCAGACATATGTAAGTAGTGTTGCAAACTCATTTAAAAATTATTATACTGCTGATTTCCCTGACAATCTTGACGATAAATATTTAAAGAGCATGCAAGAATCACAACAATATATTAATGAACTTAATGAAAAAACACATTCAAACGTCAAGAATTGTTTCCATGATTTTACAACAAAATTTTTCGTTAAGTGGAATATTAAAAGTTTTCTGAAAGTAAATTCCGGCTTTCAGATATCCCGTTTTCATACAAATTACCAATGGAATGGGCTTTATGATATAAATGATAAATTCAACTTGTTTTTTGATGATTCCGGTGATTCGCTGCTTTTTAATAAATTTTTTTCATCATCATCTTTTTACAGCGAGTTAAATTTGGATATTAATCCGGTATTCCATGTCAGGCAGGGTATAAGATTATCAAAATGGGGCTTCAGCAAAAAAATTATTGTTGAACCGCGTTTGAATATTAAATATGATTTTACGGAGAAATGTGATATAAAATTGGCATTCGGTAGATTCTCTCAAGGAATAGCTACTGCACTGGAAGACGGATTAATAGGGTTTTTGGAATTGTACTTTCCGGTAGATGTTGGGAAAACAGTCGAAACTTCATATCATTATCTTGCTAATATATCGTACAAACACAAAATGGGCGGAAAGATTTCATTAAGCTGTTACTATAAAAAATTTTCCGGACTTCTAAAGTCGACAGGGCCTGAACCGAGTTTTAGGCAAACACCTGGCCGTGCTGCAGGTGTGGAAATTGAATTAACAGGTAAAGTTTTAGGCTGGAATGGATGGATTAGCTATGTTTTGTCAAACAGCAAGAGGACTGCAGGCAATGTTACATATGATACCAATTTTGACCAGAGGCACCGTCTTGAAATATGCCTGAATAAAAAATTCAAGAGCGGGTGGTCAATATCCTCTTTCTGGGAATTCCATACAGGACAGCCCTATGCAGCTGGGGGCTACCAGGCTTTGATACCTGGTATCTCAATTTTTCGCCCTTTGGGAGAACAGCACCTGGATTCGGATTTATTCTATATCCCCTACAATATAAATGTTCCCCGCGGCAGAATACGTTATCCAAATTACCACAGATTAGACATATCAATAAAAAAAGCGATAAAATTAAAAAAATGTGTATTAAAACCGTATCTGAATATACGTAATGTTTACTATAGAAAGAATGTACTTTTTTACAGAGATATTGAATTTTCTTACGATTTTGATAACGGTAAGCTTGTCAATCCTCATATTGAAAGAGATGCATTTGTTTTACCGATAATTCCAACAATGGGATTGAGAGTAAGTTTTTAGTTGTTAAAAATTAAATCTCATCCTGTCGAAGAAGAGGGTAATACAATTTTAATACGTTTTATCTCCCACGGAGATACGACCCTCAAGATCTGTCTATATAATTCTTTGTCATCCATACTTTAATATGCTATATCCTGTGTTCTACTTTCAAACAGTTGCCGGAAGAAATAGAATAAAAAAGTAAATAATATGTAAAAAGTACTTGCATCAAAGAAAAACAATTACTATCTTGATTTTGACTGACCGGTCAGTTATTGACTGACTGTTTATTCAGTTAATGAACGGAGGAAAAGGATGGCAAAGTTTGACCGTAAGGCAAAAGAGAAATCTGAGAGAATACAGGATATTGTTGATTCTGCAATGGAGCTTTTTGCGGAGAAAGGTTTTCACGAAGTTACAATGGACATGATTGCTGAAAGAGTGGGATTATCCAAAGGAACGCTGTATCTCTATTTTAAAAACAAAGAGACACTGTTTATTTCAATAGTACAGGAAAAGACTGATCTGCTTTTTCATAAATTAATTGAGGCGGTAAAAACGGAGGGGGAATACGGATTCAGGTTGGAAAAATTTATTTACAATTATCTGAATTTTTTTGACGAGTACAGATACTATTTTAAGATCATACATTCAGAAAAGAGCCGGGTTGACTGGGACAGCAAAAATAGAATGCGAAAGCATGTTCTTGAGTCCTATATGAGATTTCAGAATTTAATTCTATCATTTGTCAAAGAGGGAATTGAATGCGGATATTTGAGAAATATTAATTCTGAGGTTGCTATGAAGTCTCTTCGCGGTATTTTAAATTCTTTTACTTTCGACGTTGTATTAAATGCTGGTGAAGGAGAATTAAAAGCTCAGGTACCAGATGTACTGGATGTCTTTCTTAACGGGACAGTCAATAAATAATTTGATATTTATTAGGAGAAGAAGATGGTGAAAAAGAAACTAATACCTGTTATAGTTATTATGCTTATCCCATTAGTTGCAGGGTTTGGCGCAGACGGAAAATTGGGAATCGGATTCAGAGCTTCAAGCCTGAAATCCGTAAAAGGTACTTTCAGGGATAATGTTGCTATGTCGGATTATGTGAATTCTGCTGCAGGTTACGGCCTGATCATACGTCAGCAAATTTCAAAAGGCTTTAGTGTGGAGCTTGGGGTTGATTATGGATTTATGAAGTTGTCGCAGAATTGTAAAATTGATGAATCAAAAAATCCCGGTTGGGTTCTGCCGCGTATCTCAGCAAGCAATATTGTGCCGATTGTAAGATGGATTGTAGTACCATCTGTCAAATTTGGCGTTGATATTGTACCGTGGCGGTTTACAGAGGATGGGCCAAAAGGAGAGACCTCTCTTTTTGAGGGTGAAAAAGTGCAGAAAATGAGCTTTGGGCTGCATGGAGGAGTTGAATTGGAGATTCCTCTTGCAAAATGGATTTCACTAATTGCAGAGGGAAGATATACATATCTGTTCTGTCGGGACAATTTTTTCTTTGGAGAAACATTTTCCGAACAGGGACTTTTCAGCTTTAGCGCTGGAGTGACTGTTTTTCCCTTTTAGATTCAGGAGGATATTAAATGAAAGCAGTGTATAGATTAGTTTTATTGATGGTTTTTGCAGGAGTCAGCACACAAGAGGGCTGGTGTGTACAGAAAATGACATTTAATCTTAAACAGAGCATAGAAACAGCTCTTGAGCATAACAGTACTCTTGCACAGACCAAACAGGATGTCTTTGCAGCAAGGGCAAAATTGGGTGAAGCCCGAACAGGATTTTTCCCAAAGGTTACAGGGAATGGAAATTATACAAAACTTGATGTTGCACCATTTATGCCCGGCAAGATATTTGCCAATTTCAGCGGAGCTCCTGCAGATGCATTCCCAAAGCGCATACCAATAGGGCAGGATAAAATTTACAGTTTCGGCATCAGAATCCAGCAGCCGATATTTACAGGATTTAAAGTAGTAAACGGGTATAAGATTGCCTCGGAAGGCGTAAAAATGGCTGATGCACAGATGCAGAAGAGTGAGGGCGATGTTACTTTTCAGGTCATTGAATCTTACTGGAATTTGATAAAGGCACGTGAGTTTGTAACTGTAAGCAGAGAAGCAGTCGAGCAGATGAAAAGTCATGTAAAAGATCTTGAAAACATGTTTTCTCTCGGTATGGTTACAAAAAATGATCTGCTAAAAGCCCGCGTCCAGTTATCCTCAATGGAAATAAGCAGCATGCGCGCTGCAAACGGAGAGGAACTTGCGGAAAAGGCATTTTGCAATGTGATGGGTATTCCTCTTGACACGGAGGTAGAACTTACAGAGCCTTTGGAAACTGTACCTGATGATTCAATATCTGTATCTGTGGAACAGAGTATTAATGCGGCCATTGAGAACAGGCCTGAATTAAAAATGATGCTGCACGGAATCAGGGCAAGTAAAAAAGCTGTTGATATTGCGCAGGCAGGATACATGCCGAATGTTGCACTTGTAGCAGATTACGGGTATAAACGTCCGGACAGAGAATATGCCAATCAATTCTACAATACATGGACAGTCTCTCTTGTTGCATCAGTTAATATTTTTGACTGGGGTGAAACGTATTACAAAAAAATGCAGGCAAAATCAAATGTAATAAAAATGCAGGAAAATTATAAACAAGTTCAGAACGCAATTAAACTTGAAACAACCTCCATTGTGCTTCAGTTAAGGGAAGTGGAAAAGAGAATTTCAGTTGCAAGGGATAATGTTTCTCAGGCAAAGGAAAATTATAAAATTACAGATA includes these proteins:
- a CDS encoding TolC family protein, yielding MKAVYRLVLLMVFAGVSTQEGWCVQKMTFNLKQSIETALEHNSTLAQTKQDVFAARAKLGEARTGFFPKVTGNGNYTKLDVAPFMPGKIFANFSGAPADAFPKRIPIGQDKIYSFGIRIQQPIFTGFKVVNGYKIASEGVKMADAQMQKSEGDVTFQVIESYWNLIKAREFVTVSREAVEQMKSHVKDLENMFSLGMVTKNDLLKARVQLSSMEISSMRAANGEELAEKAFCNVMGIPLDTEVELTEPLETVPDDSISVSVEQSINAAIENRPELKMMLHGIRASKKAVDIAQAGYMPNVALVADYGYKRPDREYANQFYNTWTVSLVASVNIFDWGETYYKKMQAKSNVIKMQENYKQVQNAIKLETTSIVLQLREVEKRISVARDNVSQAKENYKITDNMFRQGMATNSEVLDASTLLTKAKTDYITALADYRITLARYRKAVGVIGKGE
- a CDS encoding TonB-dependent receptor, encoding MLCKYKIKIILIMLFITLPLFGQSENIRITGIVISQKTGRPLKNVNLELIVSHIGTATNKYGRFIFTSIKTLDDTIRVTAIGYKTVCIPVTIRSEKIVSLSINLESAIVPLLPVTIQADRTEKADYLLYEPSARELSGRELEQIPSTVMADLYKTLQKVPGVTFTNEASTQMNVRGGNFDQNLIMLDGAAVYYPFHLLGLYSSFNLDMIRTVDFSIGGFSARFGDRLSSVIDIHTKSPEEKIVNNIDISLVGAGLTAGGKINKKTRWLLSARTSYIDMISKLVKKKLPYSFYDIFSKLEFKPAQKQTISINFFKTKDGVYLDDKQNEFLESSTDTSKTGYQRINKNNFSWYNTIISLQWDWLINEKIRSHFQTYVSSVANSFKNYYTADFPDNLDDKYLKSMQESQQYINELNEKTHSNVKNCFHDFTTKFFVKWNIKSFLKVNSGFQISRFHTNYQWNGLYDINDKFNLFFDDSGDSLLFNKFFSSSSFYSELNLDINPVFHVRQGIRLSKWGFSKKIIVEPRLNIKYDFTEKCDIKLAFGRFSQGIATALEDGLIGFLELYFPVDVGKTVETSYHYLANISYKHKMGGKISLSCYYKKFSGLLKSTGPEPSFRQTPGRAAGVEIELTGKVLGWNGWISYVLSNSKRTAGNVTYDTNFDQRHRLEICLNKKFKSGWSISSFWEFHTGQPYAAGGYQALIPGISIFRPLGEQHLDSDLFYIPYNINVPRGRIRYPNYHRLDISIKKAIKLKKCVLKPYLNIRNVYYRKNVLFYRDIEFSYDFDNGKLVNPHIERDAFVLPIIPTMGLRVSF
- a CDS encoding TetR/AcrR family transcriptional regulator: MAKFDRKAKEKSERIQDIVDSAMELFAEKGFHEVTMDMIAERVGLSKGTLYLYFKNKETLFISIVQEKTDLLFHKLIEAVKTEGEYGFRLEKFIYNYLNFFDEYRYYFKIIHSEKSRVDWDSKNRMRKHVLESYMRFQNLILSFVKEGIECGYLRNINSEVAMKSLRGILNSFTFDVVLNAGEGELKAQVPDVLDVFLNGTVNK